Within Kineothrix sp. MB12-C1, the genomic segment ACTATGGGGAATCGTAGTCTGTGCCAGATTATTAGCAGATGGAAAAAAAGAGAGTAAAAAGCGCCGGTTATTTTGTCTGATGGCGGTAGTTTTCATTGTGGCAGCATCTTTTTTTGCACGAACGATAGTAGTAAAAAGCTATAATTATTTATTTAATGGGCGCTTTATCAATAATACCTATGGGACTGTCAATACGCTGACTAATATTCTTTATGCAGCGGACAGGGAGGACGGAGAGAGAATCAGAGATGAGGAAGCACGATCATTTTTCTACCGGATGTATGATCTCACTGAAGAACGCCAGGCAAATTATAGATATGCGGGCAATTCCTGGCATGAGAAAGTAGAACATATTGAGATGTGGCATGATACAGTCAAATATGAAATGATAGAGGACGTATTTTATCAGACATATGACAAAGAGGTGACCAGTGACTATATTACACAGAATTTGATGGCGGATGAGACCGCCGGAAAAATAATTGCTGGAATATGGCCAGGCTGCTTCCGGCAGTGGTTCATTAATTATCTGCTAATAGCCAGTTATGGGTTAATTCGCAGCATTGGAGTTGTTCACCCGTTGCTGAATCCGGTAACACTGCTGCTATATTTGTCGGCAATTGTCATGGGTATATGGAATATAAGAAGAAGCTATAAGGCGAATGAGAGGATTAGTAAAAGCGCCTGGCTGATGGGACTATCCCTACTTGCAGTTTTGGCCAACGTATTTGCGGTATCCATTACGATTATGGCGCTATCCAGATATATGATATATGGATTTTCTATCTTCTATACCGCATATTTTCTATTGCTGCGGGAGGAAGTGAATATTTATAGGTAAAATGTAACTATCCAGTGGTCTGTGCATTTACTGCGCTGACCGTAAGAATATATGGGAATGCAAATAAAATACTTGATTTTCCAAAGGAGCAAACATCATGGGATATAAAGAACTGAAATTTGACAAGGACAGCGTATTTTTGGTAACGGGAGGTGCGGGATTTATTGGGTCTAATCTTTGCGAGGCGTTGCTTACGATGGGATATACAGTGAGATGTCTCGATAATCTGTCTACTGGAAAATATGCAAATATAGAGCCGTTCTTATCGGAAGAACGCTTCACTTTTATCGAAGGTGATATTCGTGATCTGGATACTTGCTTAGAAGCCACCAGGGGTGTGGATTACTGCCTGAATCAGGCTGCTTGGGGAAGTGTTCCGAGAAGTATTGAGATGCCTCTTTTGTATGAAGAAATTAACATTAGGGGAACACTGAATATGATGGAAGCTTCCAGACAAAACGGAGTAAAGAAATTCGTCTATGCTTCCAGCTCTTCTGTATATGGAGATCACCCACAGCTTCCGAAGAAGGAAGGAGCAGAAGGAAAGGTATTATCGCCCTATGCTTTGACTAAGAAGGTGGATGAGGAGTATGGAAGATTATATAAGGAGCTATACGGACTGGACACTTATGGATTGCGTTACTTTAATGTGTTCGGAAGAAGACAGGATCCTGATGGTGTGTATGCAGCAGTTATTCCCAAGTTCATCCGTATGTTATTAAACGGCGAGGTGCCTACGATTAACGGCGATGGCAAACAATCCAGAGACTTCACCTATATCGACAATGTAATTGAGGCGAACCTGAGAGCTTGTCTTGCATCGGAAGAAGCCGGCGGAAATGCTTTCAATATCGGAGCCGGCGGAAGAGAGTTCCTGATCGATGTGTATTATAATTTATGCAAGGCCCTCGGTAAAGATGTGGAACCTAATTTCGGGCCGGATCGTGCGGGGGATATTAGAGATTCCAATGCAGATATTTCCAAGGCAAGGGAACTTCTGGGATATGATCCGGAGTATGATTTTGCAAAGGGAATTCAGTTGGCAATCGATTGGTACAAGGAAAATTTGAAGTGAAAAATCTAATATAAAGTTAGGTGGGAGCCAAAGTTGAAAAAACTTTTTCAACTATTGATTTTGAATCCGCCAAAGCGGACATGGGGTATAAGTATGAAATATCGTGTTGTGGTGTTTGGGGTAAAGGATACCTCGGAGAATATTGTAGAATTTATCCATAATAATATTTGTTCGGTAGATTTGGTAATTACCATTCACCCTGATGTTTTAAATAAAAATCAGGTGTCGGGATTTAAGGGGTTGTCGGTGTTAACGGAAAAGTATGGAATTCCGGTATTTGAGGCAGACAGCTATTTCCTGACAGACGATAAGACGAAGACCTTTATGGAAGAGAATGAATTCGAGATTGCTATTTCTATGGGATGGCAGCGTCTGATACCGGCCTATGTATTGGAGCGGTTTGCATACGGTGTGTATGGATTCCACGGGAATTGTGGTTATCTGCCTTTTGGAAGGGGACGCTCTCCCCTCAATTGGTCGATTATTAATGGAGATAGCAGATTCAACCTGAATTTATTCCGTTATGACGAGAAGGCGGACAGCCCCAATATATTTGATACGGAGATGTTCTCCATAACGCTTCATGATGATATTCGAACAGCTCAATATAAGAATATGATTTGTTCCAAGAACCTCATTAAGAAGCTGTTAAAGGCTTATGAGGAGAAGCGCATCGTGATACGAACGGAATCGAAAGATTTTGACTCTTGGTACAATAAGAGAACGGCGGAGGATGGAAAGATTGACTTCCATGACCGGACGAGAAATATTTACAACCTTATTCGAGGAGTAGCAGCCCCTTTCCCGGGAGCATTTGCCCTATGCGGAGAGACAAAGGTTACCGTATGGGAAGCCCATCCCTTTGATGAAATGATTGACTTTTCATCTTATGCTCCGGGAGAAGTGGTGGATGTGTTCGACGGTAAATTAGTGGTACGTACGGTGGACGGTTCTCTTTTAATCGATAGATATGAGTGCGAGAGGGAACTCATAACAGGAGATATATTAATATGAAGATTGCAGTGCGGATGGACGATATTACGCCGGATATGGATTGGGAGAAGTTCAGACGGTTGAAAGAGCTCCTGGACACTTATGGAATCGAGCCATTGATTGGAGTTGTGCCGGATAGCCGGGATGAAAATTTAAGAAAGCATCCTGCGGATAAAGAGAAAGAGACATACTTCTGGGATCAGGTGAAGGAATGGCAGAAGAAAGGATGGATCATCGCTCTTCATGGATATCAGCATGTATATACCCAAAAGAAAGGCGGCTGTTTTCCCTTAAATCATTTCTCAGAATTCGCCGGTCTAAGCTTTCAGAGGCAGAGGGAAATGCTGGAGGCGGGGAACGCAATTTTGGAGGCACATGGAATAGAGACTGATATTTTTATGGCACCGGCTCATTCTTATGATAGGAATACGCTTCGCGCCCTTGAGGAACTCGGCTATACGAAGATAACAGACGGTTTTGGGACCGTGCCTTATCGAAAAGGCGGAATTATTTTTTATCCTATTTCTTTTCGGTTAGACAGCAGCCTTAAGCGGAAAAAGGGGACTACCACCATGGTCCTTCATACCAATACGATGAATGATTCAGATTTCGAACGATGCCGCAGGCTGTTTGAGACGGAAGAAATGATCTCTTACGGAGAATACTTGGAATTACCGGCTGTGCGAAGGGGATTGTTCGGAACTGTGGCCGAATATATATTGGCTCATATGAAGCGTTTACTTGTGAAGTTGTTGTGATGTGACTGTGAATGTACTGAACAGTTACGATAATAGAAGGTGGTGTAGTATGAAGCAACCGATTCGTGTTCTGCATGTGCTCGGGGGATTGAGTCTGGGTGGTGCGGAAAGCCGTATTATGGACTTATATCGTTGTATGAACCGGGATGAGATACAATTTGACTTTCTTGTACATGCAGACGATGTGGATGTGCGAAATCCGGAATTCTATGACGAAGAGATTAAAGGGCTTGGCGGAAGGATTTTTATTCTTCCTAAGTTTAAAGTATATAATATAATTGCTTACCGAAGGGCAGTAAAGGAATTTTTTAAAGAAAACCACGAGTTTGCCGTGGTACAGGGACATATGACGAGTACGGCTTCCATTTATCTTCCTGTTGCGAAGAAAAGCGGAATTGCCACCGTGGCAGCCCATGCGAGAAGTGCAGGAGTGGATAAAGGACTAAAAGGCTTTATTACCAGGCTCCTTAGACGTCCTTTGTTGCATCAGGCGGACTATTGTTTTGCCTGTTCCAGAGAAGCCGGACTATCAGTTTTTGGAAAAGGATGGGAGAAGTCCGGGAAAGCATTTGTTCTTCCCAATGCGATTCTTTCAGAGAAATATAGATTTGATGAAAGAAAAAGAGAAGAAATCAGAAGACAGCTTGGAGTCGAAGCGTGTTATGTACTCGGCCATGTAGGACGGTTCCATTATGCGAAGAATCATGAATTCCTTTTGCGTGTATTCTCGGAGGTACATGCTCAGATGAGGAAAAGTGGAAAACGGGTGGTGCTCATGTTGCTAGGAGATGGGGGCGGAATGGATCGGGCCAGAGAACAAGCGGCAGAGCTTGGATTGAATTCGGATATTCTTTTTATGGGAAATCAAGGGGATGTGGAACATTATTATCAAGGGATGGATTATTTTGTATTTCCTTCCCGCTTCGAAGGGCTTCCGGGCACTGTGGTGGAGGCTCAGGCAGCTGGATTACGGTGTATTATTTCAGATCGGATTACACAGGAGGTTGGATTCAGTGAGTTGGTACATTACGAAAGTATCGACCGGAGCGTGAAGCTATGGTCGGAATATATCCTTTCTCATGCTGAATATGAGAGAGTGGATATGCACAGGATGGTAAAGGAGGCCGGTTTTGATGTGAGAGAACAGGCCGTGGCAATGACATGCTTTTACCAGACAGGGAATATGTAATGGCTAATGGCACATAACTATTCAGTAGGTCTGCGCATTTACTGCGTTGGCCGTAAGAAGGCATGTAGCAGTCGGAGGTAATCATGAAGAAAAAGATCATGTTGATTGTCCCTATGCTCCACCAGGGCGGGTTTGAACGAGTATGTGTCGCGACGGCACGATTGTTAGATCCATTTTTTGACGTATACATAGTGATGTTTGATTCAAAGGATATTGCTTATAATATTAAAGGGTTAAATGTCATCGATTTACATATGGGTGTGAAGCAGGAGCTAGTGGGCAAGTTGTTCAATGTGTTAAGACGAAGCTTTGCGGTAAGAAGATTGAAGAAAAAGCTGGAAATTGATATTTCCTATAGCTTCGGTCCTACGGCAAATGTGGTCAATGTCTTTTCCAGAAGGAAAGAGCAGGTCTGGTCGGGTATTCGAAGTTATATGGATATGGAGAATAAACGTAAGGTGAGCCTCTTATGTCGTTTATCTGATAAAATATTATGCTGTTCCAAGATGATAGAGGATGAACTTAGAAGTGAGTACCGTTGCCGGAAAGCTATGACTCTTTATAATCCATTGGATGTAGAGGAAATCAGAAAGAAAGCATTGGCGGAGCAGCCCAGGCTCCCTTGGGAAGAGGATGACTATGTCATTGTATCCATGGGGAGAGAGGATGACGTAAAGGGTTATTGGCATTTGATTAAAAGCTTTTCCCTCGTCAAAAAAGAAATGTCCAAGGCTAGGCTTATGATTATCGGTGATGGTAACTTTGAGGAGTATCGGAATCTTGCGAAAAAGTTAGGAATCGCAGATGACGTATATTTCCCGGGAATGAAGAAGAATCCCTTTCCCTACCTGAATGTAGGACGTATTTATGTATTATCCTCTCATTATGAGGGATTCCCGAACGCCCTTTTAGAAGCTATGACTCTTGGCATTCCGGTTATTTCTACGGACTGTATGACAGGGCCGAGAGAAATCCTGAAAAAGAAGTATAAGGATAATATGAAATGTTCTCAAGAGAATGGGAAAAGAAGGCTGGAAGCGGATTATGGTATATTGATTGCTAATATGAATCCGGAAAAGAATCTGGAACCTGAGATTGAGGAAGAAGAAGTCCTGCTGGCGGAAGAAATAAAACGGATGATGACGGATAAGGGCTATTATAAGCGCTATAAGGAAGCGGCGCTTGCAAGAACGAAGGATTTCTCCAATAGTGCATATGTGGAGATATTAAAGCAGCAAATTGGGTAACATCCCGGAAGAAGGAAGTGGGTATGGTAACGCGGTAGCGGAAACATATCCACTTTTATTTGCGATTAGTATATGAATGTGATAAAATTGGAAAGTATTATATATTGGGAATGATTTACTATAAAAGAGGTAGGAAATGACAGCCAAGAGGAAAATAGCGTTTCATTTGAACTGTCTGGAGCAAGGTGGCGCTGAGCGTGTTGTATCCAATCTGGCCAATCAGTTTGCGAAGGAAGGATATGAGGTACTCATTGCAACGCAGTGGTACGGGGAGAATGAATTCCAAATAGAGAAAGAAGTAAAGCGGGTTCATGTGGGATTGACCGAAGAGGATGAGAAGAAGTCTCGAATCTGGCAGTTTGTGGCAAGGATTCTTCATCTTAGAGCATTTATGAAAGAGGAAAGGCCGGATGTTCTCATCGCCTTCGCGCAGAGAGCCAACTATAGGGCATTGATGGCTTCTTTTGGAACGAAGGTACCTGTTATGATATCCATTCGGACGGACCCGGTGGGACATTATGATGCTATTTCGGACAAGATACAGATTCCGCTTCTTTTTCCAAGGGCAGCAGGGTGTGTCTTTCAGACGGAAGGACAGAGGGAGTTTTTTGCCCCATTTTTACAGAAGAAGTCGAGGATTATCTTGAACCCGCTGCATGATAAATATATAGGTACGAAGAAACCTAAGCAGCGCACGAAGGATGTGGTGCAGTCAGGACGTCTGGTGGACTTTAAGAACCAGCCCATGCTGCTTAAGGCTTTCATAGAGGTTCATAAAAAGCATCCGGATTATACATTGAAAATATATGGCGGTGATTCTCAGGATGGCACAAAAGAAATTCTCGAAGAAATCATCGAAAAAAACCATGCGGAAGATTATATTCAATTAATGGGAGCCAGTGATTCTTTGGAAGAGAAATTGGCAGATGCAGCAGTGTACGCCTTTTCCTCCGATTGGGAGGGTCTTCCGAATGCCTTGTTGGAAGCGATGGCACTGGGACTGCCAATTGTTGCTACGGATTGCCCTTGTGGAGGTCCGCGTACCATTATGAAGGATGGGGTGAGCGGGCTGTTGATTCCTATTAAGGACCAGAAGGCTTTGGAAGAGGGAATTAATAAACTGATTGAGAATCCGGAATATGCGCAGCAATTGGGAGATGAGGCTAGAAAGATTGGAGAAATCGCTAATTCTAAGGCTATTTTTGAACAGTGGCGCGATTATATTGAGGAAATTTGCAGTAAAGGTAAAAGATAAAGTATATTAAAATATAGAAGAGGAAGAAATATAGAGGAGAAGACAATGTTTTCATTTGAAGATTATAAAGAGATTATAAGAATTATCAAATCCACTGGCCTACAGGCGAGCTATGAGGAGGCGCTCCATAGAGACAAGTTTATTATTATGAGACATGATGTGGAGTATAGCGTAGAGCGCGCTTATGATTTGGCGAGGGTGGAATCCTCCATGGATTTTACATCTACTTTCTTTTTCCAGTGGACGAATAATTCTTATAACCTATTGTCCAGGAAAAATAGAGATATGATATGTGATATGTACGAAAGAGGACAGAATATCGGCCTTCATTTTGCGCTGAATGGGATGACGGATATGCAGGAAGTCAGAAAGCAGATTGTAAAGGAAATGCATATGCTAAGTGAGATGCTGGGCTTTGAAATATCCCAGTTTTCCGTACATCGTCCCTCTCCGGTTGTTCTGGCGGAGAATATAAAACTCCCGGGTATTATAAACGCATATCAGGATGAATTCTTTACCTTCGCTGAAAATGTGACAGAGGATTCCACTTTGGGAGTGAAGTATATGTCCGATGCGAACCATATATGGCGATATGGCTATCCGGATGAGAAAAATATTTTAGGACACGATAAGGTACAGATTTTGACACATCCCTTTGCCTGGACGAAGAGGGGATATGATAACTATGAAAATTATAAGACACTTGTAAAAGAAAAGTATGTGGAGTTAATTGAAAGCATTGATAGGGAATGTAAAGACTTTGCAGAATATAAAGATAGCTTTTTAGAGAATCAATAGTTAGACCGAGTAACTATTTAGCCATCAATATCGAAAGTTTAGCAAGCGCGAAATACTGCTACGCAGTATTTCTGTGCATAAATTGTTGCTAGGAAGCCGAAGGCTGCATAGTAACTAGATCGAGGAGGTATCCGAATGTGCGGGATATGCGGATTTGTGTCGAGGAAGGATGTTCGGCTGACACAGCTAAAAGAGATGAATGACACCATGTATCATAGAGGTCCAAACGACAGCGGTGAGGAAATTTATGAGTCGAGAAGCGGATATGCGATAGGATTTGCGCAGAGAAGGCTTTCTATACAGGATTTATCTATGTTGGGACATCAGCCGATGATTTCCGGCAATGGGCGTATCAGCATTGTGTTCAATGGTGAAATTTACAACTTTCATGAATTAAGAGAAGAATTATCCGATTATTCCTTTTGTTCGAGCTGTGATACGGAAGTTATTATTGCTGCATATCTGAAATGGGGTATTAAGTGTGTGGAACGCCTGAAAGGAATGTTTGCAATTGCCCTATTCGATAGGGAAAATGACGAATTGTATTTAATGAGGGATCCCATTGGGAAGAAGCCTCTTTATTATATGGACAACGGTAGGGAACTCATCTTTGCATCGGAGCTGAAGCCGATTATGCAATATCCGGGCTTTGAAAAGAAGATAAGGAAAGATGTGATTTCCCGTTATTTGTATCAGCAGTATATCAATGCGCCTGAGACCATTTTTGAACATGTATATAAATTAGAACCGGGAAGCATTCTCAAGCTTGGAATGAGAGAAAGCGGAAGTGACAGTCCGGATTTCGCAGGGATAAAGACGGAAGTGTGGAAGTATTGGGATATTAAGGATGTATACGCGAAGCAGAAAGCCAATATGGTTACGGATTATCGACAGGCCAAAGAAGAATTGAAGGATTTGTTAAAGAAGGCAACGGCTTCCCGAATGATATCAGATGTTCCTCTGGGTTCTTTTTTAAGCGGAGGTTATGATTCCTCCCTTATTACAGCGATTGCACAGGAACATTCCTCTTCTCCAGTGAAAACCTTCTCCATAGGTTTCAAGGAAGAGAAGTATAATGAGGCGAAATATGCGAAGGAAGTATCGGAATATCTCGGAACGAATCATACGGAAATGTATATTGATGAGAAGCAGATGTTTGATCTTGTGGAAAGCATCCCTCAGTATTATGATGAGCCTTTCGCGGATAGTTCCCAGATTCCGACTATGCTCGTATCAGCTCTTGCCAAAGAGCATGTGACAGTGGCTCTTTCTGGCGACGGCGGCGATGAATTTTTCTGCGGGTATAACATTTATGAGAATGTAGCTCAGGCACAAATGCTCGATTTGGCAGGGGCAGCGGTATATGGTGTTAGCCATTTTCCGCTTATAGAGCGCCTGAAATTGGCGGACAAGCTGCCTTTTAGGGTACGGGTTATTGCACAGAACCGGAATAAGGAGACGAAAACCCAGTTCGGAGCGAGCAATTACATCATACGTGCCAATGAAATGGTACAAAATAACGGGAATCAATTACCTTGCCATTATGAAATCGAGAGCAAATATGGGGAGGATAAGTGGCAGATTCGCCGCATGCTCTTGGATATGGACACTTATTTGCCAGGGGATATTCTCTGCAAGGTGGATAGGGCTTCCATGAAATATTCTCTGGAGACGAGATGCCCGATTCTCGACCGCGATGTGATGGAGTACTCTTACCGGATACCACATGAGTATAAGTATTACAAAGGGGATAAAAAACATATTTTAAAAGATATTGCGTATGATTATATTCCGAAAGAACTGCTGGATAGGCCTAAGGTAGGATTTGGCGTTCCTTTGGATCAATGGCTTAGAGGGCCTTTAAAGGAACAGCTTCTTGCCTACAGTGAGAAGGATTATCTGGAAAAGCAGGGAATCTTCTGTGCCGATTATGTATCCGGCATGATAAGAGAGTACTTAAGAACAGGGGATGGCGGTCCTGCTACAGGAGCGAATTATTCTAAGCTTTCTTGGTCCTTCTATATCTTTGAGCAGTGGTATAGGCATTATTTTGAATAAAATAAACGGGGATTTAACTATGGAAAAAAGGCATTTAGCCTTATTTATCAGTTCTTTGAATAAGGGTGGTTCTGAAAGAGTGTTGGTCAATCTTGCTGAATACTTTTTTGCGCAGGGGTATCGCATAACGATTGTGACGCAGTATCGTTCAGAGAGCGAATATACGGTCAGTGAAGGCATAGAAAGAGTGTTGTCCGATATTACAGAAAATGAGAAGAAGAAAAGTCGTGTGGTCAACTTCTATAGACGCTTTATGAAGCTTCGTGATATTTGGAAGAAAGAAAAACCGGATTTGATTCTCTCTTTTATTGGAAAAAATAACATTATGGCAATAGCGTCTTCTCGTTTTCTCCGTATTCCCGTTGTTGTATCGGTAAGAGGGGAACCGGAGTTGGAGTATTACTCCAGAGGGCTTCGCTTCGCGGCCAGAACAATGTTTTGCCTTGCAGACGGTGTCGTATTACAGACAAGCAGGTGTCTGGACTTCTTTCCTTTACCGGTGAGAAGGAAGGCAATTATCTTGAAAAATTCTCTTCATCCTGCATTTATCAGGGAAAGTTATGAGGGGGAACGGGAAAAGCGTATCGTGGCAGTGGGGCGTGTAGACGCGAATAAGAACCATGAAATGATTATTCGCGCCTTTGCTCAAATTGCACCTGAATATCCTGAGTATACGCTCACCATATACGGAGAAGGAGACTTAAGGCCAAAACTATTAAAACTAGTGGAGGAGATGGGGGTATCGGAACGAGTTGCTCTTCCGGGGGCTGTAATGAATGTGGCTGATTCTATTTACAAAGCCTCGGTGTTCGTACTCTCTTCCTTTTCTGAGGGAATGCCTAATACGCTGTTAGAAGCGATGGCCTTAGGACTTCCGGTAATATCCACGGATTGTCCCCCCGGAGGCCCCGGGGAATTAATTGATCATGGGAAGAATGGGTTACTCATTCAACCAGGCGATACAGAGGGATTGGCAGAAAACTTGCAGAAAATATTAAATAACAGCAGTTATATGGAAGAAATGGGTAAAAATGCTTCAAAAGTGAAAGAAGATTTCAATCCGGAAACGATTAATGGAACATGGCAAAATTACTTGGAAAAGATAATAAAAGAAAAGTCTCAAGATTTTAAATTCACAGGCGGATATGGGAGATAAAGATGACTTTAAAGCAAGCAGTCAAATCAATTATTTTCATCATTATTTTCATATATATCCTCATAAGTGTTACTTATATGATAAGAACAAATGGGGATGTAAAGGATAGGTTCACAGGATTTTATGCGGAGCCGGACAATACGATCGATATGGTAATGATAGGATCCAGTCCGGTATACCCTTATTATTCCACCCCTCAGCTATGGGGAGAGTATGGGATTACAGCCTATCCGATTTCTACTAATCTACAAAGACCGGTAGCAGCTCCTTATCTTGTAGAGGAAGTGAGAAAGACTCAGAATCCTTCATTGTATGTATTTGAAATGCGTATGTATACGGCAAGAGAAGGAGATCTTGTCAACAACATGGCGTATACGAGAGGGGTAACGGACAACATGAAATATTCATGGAACCGAATAAAGACTATTAATGCCATGGTGGAGGATAAGGCGGAAAGATATACTTATTATTTTGATATTTTCAAATACCATTCCAATTGGAAAACCATTGTCCTGCCAAAGCAGATGGCAAGCTTCCGATATGAGTTATTGGATGAGAGAAAGGGCTATGTACCGACGGACGAGGTTGGTCCATGTGAAGCATACGATACGTCTATGATTGAGGACAAACTTTCGATGCCAGCGGAGCAGGAGGAGCATCTATATGAGCTTCTCGATTACTTGAAAAAAGAAAGATTACAAGCGTTATTTATTCTTTCTCCGACTGTTATGGAGGAGGAAAAGCAGATGATGTATAATTATATGGAAGATATCATTGAAAGCTACGGATATGAATTCTTAAATATGAATAATTACTACGAAGAAATTGGAATTGACTTCGCCACTGATTTCAGCGATTATGGCGGACATACCAATGCCCTTGGAGCGGAGAAGTGCACTGTATTTCTTGCGGATTATATTCAAGCAAATTACTCCTTGGCAGACCGAAGAGGGAATAAAGGCTATGAAACATGGGATGCAGCCTATGAACAGTGGAAAGAGGAAGCGATAAAAGCGAAAGAAGTGATTGTCCGCAGGATAGAGAATGGTGATTTTGCAGAAGTCGCTGCGGAAGAATAAGGGGAACAATAAGGAGATTAATGGTATGTGCGGTATTGTGGGATTGTGCAACTTAAAAGGCGATTGGCAAGGGAATATAGGCAGGATGAATGCGCGTATGCTTCATCGGGGCCCGGATGCAGAAGGTGTATGGATGAGTGAGGATAGGGATGTAGTATTAGGGCATCAACGTCTTTCCATTGTGGACCTTACTCCTACCGGGGCGCAGCCGATGGAATCCCATAGTGGGCGTTATGTCATTGTATTCAATGGAGAAATTTATAACTATAGAAAGATTGCCGAAAGGCTCATCGAGGAAAAAAAGGTTACCCGCTTCCGGGGAACTAGTGACACAGAAGTGCTCTTAGAGGCTATGGAGGCTTACGGAGTAGAAAGAGCAATTTCTATGTGCAAAGGAATGTTCGCTATCGCCTTATACGACAAAAAAGAACAAGTGTTATTTTTGGCGCGGGACAGAGTGGGAGAAAAACCACTCTATTATAGTGCGATGGAAAACGGAACTTTTGCTTTTGCATCTGAGATAGGCTGTATCGCTGCCTTAGATGGCTTTGAAAAGGAAATTAATACAGCAGTGTTGGATATTTATTTTACCCATGGATATATTCCGGCACCCTATTCTATCTATAAAAATGTATATAAATTAGAAGCAGGCAGCATCTTAAAGATAAAGGCTCCTTATCGTAGCGAAGATATCTCGATATCACAATTTTGGTCGATGACCGAAGCGGCGAAGAAAGGACAGGCCAACCTTTTTACAGGGAGCAGGGAAGAGGCTTCTCTCGAATTGGAACGTTTATTGAAGGAGTCTATTCGAAATCAAATGGTAGCAGATGTTCCGGTAGGTGCTTTCTTGTCGGCAGGTATTGATAGCAGCACAATCGTGGCGTTAATGCAGTCACTAGGTAGTAGTAAGGTAAGAAGTTTTACGATCGGTATGAGTGAAGAAGGCTACAATGAAGCAGATGCTGCGAAAGAGATTGCGAAGCATTTGGGAACAGATCATACAGAACTATATATTACGAAGCAGGATGCCATCGATGTGATTCCTAAGTTAGCTTATATATTTGGAGAGCCATTTGCAGATTCTTCTCAGATTCCTACCTACTTGGTAAGTAAGATGACGAGAGAACATGTGACAGTGTCCTTAAGCGGGGATGCGGGAGATGAACTCTTCTGTGGTTATACTTCTTATGAGTCGGTAAGCCGCATATGGGGGAAAATGAAAAAT encodes:
- a CDS encoding glycosyltransferase; amino-acid sequence: MEKRHLALFISSLNKGGSERVLVNLAEYFFAQGYRITIVTQYRSESEYTVSEGIERVLSDITENEKKKSRVVNFYRRFMKLRDIWKKEKPDLILSFIGKNNIMAIASSRFLRIPVVVSVRGEPELEYYSRGLRFAARTMFCLADGVVLQTSRCLDFFPLPVRRKAIILKNSLHPAFIRESYEGEREKRIVAVGRVDANKNHEMIIRAFAQIAPEYPEYTLTIYGEGDLRPKLLKLVEEMGVSERVALPGAVMNVADSIYKASVFVLSSFSEGMPNTLLEAMALGLPVISTDCPPGGPGELIDHGKNGLLIQPGDTEGLAENLQKILNNSSYMEEMGKNASKVKEDFNPETINGTWQNYLEKIIKEKSQDFKFTGGYGR
- the asnB gene encoding asparagine synthase (glutamine-hydrolyzing); protein product: MCGICGFVSRKDVRLTQLKEMNDTMYHRGPNDSGEEIYESRSGYAIGFAQRRLSIQDLSMLGHQPMISGNGRISIVFNGEIYNFHELREELSDYSFCSSCDTEVIIAAYLKWGIKCVERLKGMFAIALFDRENDELYLMRDPIGKKPLYYMDNGRELIFASELKPIMQYPGFEKKIRKDVISRYLYQQYINAPETIFEHVYKLEPGSILKLGMRESGSDSPDFAGIKTEVWKYWDIKDVYAKQKANMVTDYRQAKEELKDLLKKATASRMISDVPLGSFLSGGYDSSLITAIAQEHSSSPVKTFSIGFKEEKYNEAKYAKEVSEYLGTNHTEMYIDEKQMFDLVESIPQYYDEPFADSSQIPTMLVSALAKEHVTVALSGDGGDEFFCGYNIYENVAQAQMLDLAGAAVYGVSHFPLIERLKLADKLPFRVRVIAQNRNKETKTQFGASNYIIRANEMVQNNGNQLPCHYEIESKYGEDKWQIRRMLLDMDTYLPGDILCKVDRASMKYSLETRCPILDRDVMEYSYRIPHEYKYYKGDKKHILKDIAYDYIPKELLDRPKVGFGVPLDQWLRGPLKEQLLAYSEKDYLEKQGIFCADYVSGMIREYLRTGDGGPATGANYSKLSWSFYIFEQWYRHYFE
- the asnB gene encoding asparagine synthase (glutamine-hydrolyzing), yielding MVILQKSLRKNKGNNKEINGMCGIVGLCNLKGDWQGNIGRMNARMLHRGPDAEGVWMSEDRDVVLGHQRLSIVDLTPTGAQPMESHSGRYVIVFNGEIYNYRKIAERLIEEKKVTRFRGTSDTEVLLEAMEAYGVERAISMCKGMFAIALYDKKEQVLFLARDRVGEKPLYYSAMENGTFAFASEIGCIAALDGFEKEINTAVLDIYFTHGYIPAPYSIYKNVYKLEAGSILKIKAPYRSEDISISQFWSMTEAAKKGQANLFTGSREEASLELERLLKESIRNQMVADVPVGAFLSAGIDSSTIVALMQSLGSSKVRSFTIGMSEEGYNEADAAKEIAKHLGTDHTELYITKQDAIDVIPKLAYIFGEPFADSSQIPTYLVSKMTREHVTVSLSGDAGDELFCGYTSYESVSRIWGKMKNVPYFLRKPCSELLLHSPLAKNHMYRTKAALLGAKDSGRLYEISYETDPITKRISKTHEKCPYKYNQFTNELEEVNHNIMLMDMLMYHPDDILVKVDRSAMAVSLETRVPMLDKDVVEFAWTLPIEYKRQGKVGKQVLRDVLYRYVPKEMMERPKKGFSIPIDKWLLEPALRGWAESLIDRKVLEKQGVLDPDVVWEIWEDYTKRGVWRIQIWFILMFQEWMLLSNF
- a CDS encoding SGNH/GDSL hydrolase family protein, which codes for MTLKQAVKSIIFIIIFIYILISVTYMIRTNGDVKDRFTGFYAEPDNTIDMVMIGSSPVYPYYSTPQLWGEYGITAYPISTNLQRPVAAPYLVEEVRKTQNPSLYVFEMRMYTAREGDLVNNMAYTRGVTDNMKYSWNRIKTINAMVEDKAERYTYYFDIFKYHSNWKTIVLPKQMASFRYELLDERKGYVPTDEVGPCEAYDTSMIEDKLSMPAEQEEHLYELLDYLKKERLQALFILSPTVMEEEKQMMYNYMEDIIESYGYEFLNMNNYYEEIGIDFATDFSDYGGHTNALGAEKCTVFLADYIQANYSLADRRGNKGYETWDAAYEQWKEEAIKAKEVIVRRIENGDFAEVAAEE